A window of the Loxodonta africana isolate mLoxAfr1 chromosome 3, mLoxAfr1.hap2, whole genome shotgun sequence genome harbors these coding sequences:
- the SEMA6C gene encoding semaphorin-6C isoform X2: MPRAPYFMPLLLLLLLLSLPHIQAAFPQDPLPLLISDLQGTSPLSWFRGLEDDAVAAQLGLDFQRFLTLNRTLLVAARDHVFSFDLQAQEEGKGLVPNKYLTWRSQDVENCAVRGKLTITSLQQEGEELSGQARCPFDATQSNVAVFAEGSLYSATAADFQASDAVVYRSLGPQPPLRSAKYDSKWLREPHFVHALEHGDHVYFFFREVSVEDARLGRVQFSRVARVCKRDMGGSPRALDRHWTSFLKLRLNCSVPGDSTFYFDVLQALTGPVNLHGRSAFFGVFTTQTNSIPGSAVCAFYLDDIEHGFEGKFKEQRSLDGAWTPVSEDRVPSPRPGSCAGVGGAASFSSSRDLPDDVLTFIKAHPLLDPAVPPATHQPLLTLTSRAPLTQVAVDGMAGPHNNTTVLFLGSNDGSVLKVLPPGGRSGGGSEPILLEEIDAYSPSRCSGKRSAQTARRVMGLELDTEGHRLFVAFSGCIVHLPLSRCTRHGACRRSCLASQDPYCGWHSSQGCVDIRGPGGTDVDRVWDRDAMEDGDCQDGATGSQSGPGDSAYGVRRDLPPASASRSVPIPLLLASVAAAFALGASVSALLVSCACRRAHRRRSKDIETPGLPRPLSLRSLARLHSGGPDPPPPPKDGDMAQTPQLYTTFLPPPEGVPPPELACLPTPESTPELPVKHLRAAGGPWEWNQNGNNAKEGPGRARSGNPAGGPAPRVLVRPPPPGCPGQAVEVTTLEELLRYLHGPQASRKGAEPPPPPPFTSRALPPEPAPAPALFAGSSPLPRECAPPLRLDVPPEGKCAAPAARPALSAPAPRLGVGGARRLPFSPLRAPPALLTRVPSVGPSRYSGGLGRHLLYLGRPEGYRGRALKRVDVEKPQLPPKSPLVSPSSQPAISNGSHFNF, encoded by the exons ATGCCCCGTGCCCCCTACTTCATGCCCttgctgctactgctgctgctgctctcaCTACCCCATATCCAGGCTGCCTTCCCCCAGGACCCCCTCCCTCTGCTGATCTCTGACCTGCAAG GTACCTCCCCACTATCCTGGTTCCGGGGGTTGGAGGATGATGCCGTGGCTGCACAACTTGGGCTGGATTTTCAGAGATTTCTGACCTTGAACCGGACCTTGCTGGTGGCCGCCCG GGATCATGTTTTCTCCTTCGATCTTCAAGCCCAAGAAGAGGGGAAGGGGCTGGTGCCCAACAAG TATCTAACATGGAGGAGCCAGGATGTGGAGAACTGTGCTGTGCGGGGGAAGTTGACG ATAACTTCACTGCAGCAGGAGGGTGAGGAGCTGAGTGGGCAGGCTCGATGCCCCTTTGACGCCACCCAGTCCAATGTGGCCGTCTTTGCAG AGGGCAGTCTGTACTCAGCCACAGCTGCGGATTTCCAGGCCAGCGATGCGGTAGTTTACAGGAGCCTCGGGCCTCAGCCCCCACTTCGCTCCGCCAAGTACGACTCCAAGTGGCTCCGAG AGCCACACTTCGTCCATGCCTTGGAGCATGGAGATCACGTCTACTTCTTCTTCCGAGAAGTCTCTGTGGAGGATGCCCGGCTAGGGAGG GTGCAGTTCTCCCGTGTAGCCCGTGTGTGTAAGCGTGACATGGGTGGCTCACCTCGGGCCTTGGACCGCCATTGGACTTCTTTCCTGAAGCTGCGGCTCAATTGCTCTGTCCCTGGGGACTCCACCTTCTATTTTGATGTCCTCCAGGCCTTGACTGGGCCTGTAAACCTGCACGGCCGCTCTGCTTTCTTTGGGGTCTTCACCACCCAGACCAATAG CATCCCTGGCTCTGCGGTCTGTGCCTTCTACCTGGATGATATTGAGCATGGGTTTGAGGGCAAATTCAAGGAGCAGAGAAGTCTGGATGGGGCCTGGACTCCTGTGTCTGAGGATAGGGTCCCTTCACCCAG GCCAGGGTCCTGTGCAGGAGTAGGTGGAGCTGCCTCGTTCTCCTCTTCTCGAGATCTCCCTGATGATGTCCTGACCTTCATCAAGGCTCACCCGCTGCTGGACCCTGCCGTGCCACCTGCCACACATCAGCCACTACTCACCCTCACCAGCAG GGCCCCACTGACCCAGGTAGCTGTGGATGGGATGGCAGGTCCCCACAATAACACCACAGTCCTGTTCCTTGGCTCCAACGATGGgtcagtgctgaaggtgctgccCCCAGGGGGACGATCTGGAGGGGGATCTGAGCCCATCCTGTTGGAAGAGATTGATGCCTACAGTCCCTCTCG GTGCAGTGGGAAACGGTCAGCCCAAACAGCACGGCGGGTCATGGGGCTTGAGCTGGACACTGAGGGTCACAGGCTTTTTGTGGCTTTTTCTGGCTGCATTGTTCACCTCCCTCTCAGCCGCTGCACCCGGCATGGGGCCTGTCGAAG GAGCTGTCTAGCTTCTCAGGACCCATACTGTGGATGGCATAGCTCCCAAGGCTGTGTGGATATCAGGGGACCTGGTGG GACTGATGTGGATCGGGTTTGGGACCGGGATGCCATGGAGGATGGTGACTGCCAAG ATGGAGCTACTGGAAGTCAGTCTGGCCCAGGGGATTCTGCTTATG GCGTGCGCCGGGACCTCCCCCCAGCCTCGGCTTCCCGTTCAGTCCCCATCCCACTCCTCCTGGCCAGCGTGGCCGCAGCCTTCGCCCTGGGCGCCTCGGTCTCTGCCCTCCTGGTCTCCTGCGCCTGTCGCCGCGCCCACCGCCGTCGGAGCAAGGACATCGAGACCCCGGGGCTCCCGCGCCCTCTCTCCCTCCGCAGTTTGGCCCGGCTCCACAGTGGGGgcccagaccccccgccgccgcccAAGGACGGAGACATGGCACAGACACCCCAGCTCTACACCACTTTCCTGCCTCCCCCCGAAGGCGTGCCCCCGCCGGAGCTGGCCTGCCTGCCCACCCCAGAGTCCACGCCAGAGCTTCCAGTCAAGCACCTCCGCGCCGCCGGGGGCCCCTGGGAGTGGAACCAGAACGGGAACAACGCCAAGGAGGGCCCGGGACGCGCGCGGAGCGGGAATCCAGCGGGCGGCCCCGCGCCGCGCGTGTTGGTGAGGCCGCCACCGCCCGGCTGCCCCGGGCAGGCCGTGGAGGTCACCACCCTGGAGGAACTGCTGCGCTACCTGCACGGCCCGCAGGCGTCAAGGAAAGGGGCTGAGCCCCCGCCCCCACCTCCTTTTACCTCACGGGCGCTCCCGCCGGAGCCCGCTCCCGCCCCGGCCCTCTTTGCAGGCTCCAGCCCCCTCCCCCGGGAATGCGCCCCACCTCTGAGGCTGGACGTACCCCCAGAGGGGAAGTGCGCGGCCCCCGCCGCCCGGCCCGCGCTctccgcccccgccccccgcctgGGCGTCGGGGGGGCGCGGAGATTGCCCTTTTCCCCGCTCCGTGCACCACCCGCCTTACTCACCCGAGTTCCCTCGGTAGGCCCCTCCAGATACTCCGGGGGTCTCGGGAGGCACCTCCTGTACCTGGGCCGGCCCGAGGGGTATCGGGGCCGCGCACTGAAAAGGGTGGACGTCGAGAAGCCCCAGTTGCCCCCAAAGTCTCCCCTCGTCAGTCCTTCCTCCCAGCCGGCCATATCTAACGGCAGCCATTTTAACTTTTAA
- the SEMA6C gene encoding semaphorin-6C isoform X4, with protein sequence MHAPGQTWDLHGHCSTFAGDTCRDHVFSFDLQAQEEGKGLVPNKYLTWRSQDVENCAVRGKLTDECYNYIRVLIPWDSQTLLACGTNSFSPVCRSYGITSLQQEGEELSGQARCPFDATQSNVAVFAEGSLYSATAADFQASDAVVYRSLGPQPPLRSAKYDSKWLREPHFVHALEHGDHVYFFFREVSVEDARLGRVQFSRVARVCKRDMGGSPRALDRHWTSFLKLRLNCSVPGDSTFYFDVLQALTGPVNLHGRSAFFGVFTTQTNSIPGSAVCAFYLDDIEHGFEGKFKEQRSLDGAWTPVSEDRVPSPRPGSCAGVGGAASFSSSRDLPDDVLTFIKAHPLLDPAVPPATHQPLLTLTSRAPLTQVAVDGMAGPHNNTTVLFLGSNDGSVLKVLPPGGRSGGGSEPILLEEIDAYSPSRCSGKRSAQTARRVMGLELDTEGHRLFVAFSGCIVHLPLSRCTRHGACRRSCLASQDPYCGWHSSQGCVDIRGPGGTDVDRVWDRDAMEDGDCQDGATGSQSGPGDSAYGVRRDLPPASASRSVPIPLLLASVAAAFALGASVSALLVSCACRRAHRRRSKDIETPGLPRPLSLRSLARLHSGGPDPPPPPKDGDMAQTPQLYTTFLPPPEGVPPPELACLPTPESTPELPVKHLRAAGGPWEWNQNGNNAKEGPGRARSGNPAGGPAPRVLVRPPPPGCPGQAVEVTTLEELLRYLHGPQASRKGAEPPPPPPFTSRALPPEPAPAPALFAGSSPLPRECAPPLRLDVPPEGKCAAPAARPALSAPAPRLGVGGARRLPFSPLRAPPALLTRVPSVGPSRYSGGLGRHLLYLGRPEGYRGRALKRVDVEKPQLPPKSPLVSPSSQPAISNGSHFNF encoded by the exons ATGCATGCACCCGGGCAGACATGGGACCTGCATGGCCACTGCAGCACCTTTGCAGGGGACACATGCAG GGATCATGTTTTCTCCTTCGATCTTCAAGCCCAAGAAGAGGGGAAGGGGCTGGTGCCCAACAAG TATCTAACATGGAGGAGCCAGGATGTGGAGAACTGTGCTGTGCGGGGGAAGTTGACG GACGAGTGTTACAACTACATCCGTGTTCTCATTCCCTGGGACTCCCAGACTCTCCTTGCCTGTGGAACAAACTCGTTCAGTCCTGTGTGCCGCAGCTATGGG ATAACTTCACTGCAGCAGGAGGGTGAGGAGCTGAGTGGGCAGGCTCGATGCCCCTTTGACGCCACCCAGTCCAATGTGGCCGTCTTTGCAG AGGGCAGTCTGTACTCAGCCACAGCTGCGGATTTCCAGGCCAGCGATGCGGTAGTTTACAGGAGCCTCGGGCCTCAGCCCCCACTTCGCTCCGCCAAGTACGACTCCAAGTGGCTCCGAG AGCCACACTTCGTCCATGCCTTGGAGCATGGAGATCACGTCTACTTCTTCTTCCGAGAAGTCTCTGTGGAGGATGCCCGGCTAGGGAGG GTGCAGTTCTCCCGTGTAGCCCGTGTGTGTAAGCGTGACATGGGTGGCTCACCTCGGGCCTTGGACCGCCATTGGACTTCTTTCCTGAAGCTGCGGCTCAATTGCTCTGTCCCTGGGGACTCCACCTTCTATTTTGATGTCCTCCAGGCCTTGACTGGGCCTGTAAACCTGCACGGCCGCTCTGCTTTCTTTGGGGTCTTCACCACCCAGACCAATAG CATCCCTGGCTCTGCGGTCTGTGCCTTCTACCTGGATGATATTGAGCATGGGTTTGAGGGCAAATTCAAGGAGCAGAGAAGTCTGGATGGGGCCTGGACTCCTGTGTCTGAGGATAGGGTCCCTTCACCCAG GCCAGGGTCCTGTGCAGGAGTAGGTGGAGCTGCCTCGTTCTCCTCTTCTCGAGATCTCCCTGATGATGTCCTGACCTTCATCAAGGCTCACCCGCTGCTGGACCCTGCCGTGCCACCTGCCACACATCAGCCACTACTCACCCTCACCAGCAG GGCCCCACTGACCCAGGTAGCTGTGGATGGGATGGCAGGTCCCCACAATAACACCACAGTCCTGTTCCTTGGCTCCAACGATGGgtcagtgctgaaggtgctgccCCCAGGGGGACGATCTGGAGGGGGATCTGAGCCCATCCTGTTGGAAGAGATTGATGCCTACAGTCCCTCTCG GTGCAGTGGGAAACGGTCAGCCCAAACAGCACGGCGGGTCATGGGGCTTGAGCTGGACACTGAGGGTCACAGGCTTTTTGTGGCTTTTTCTGGCTGCATTGTTCACCTCCCTCTCAGCCGCTGCACCCGGCATGGGGCCTGTCGAAG GAGCTGTCTAGCTTCTCAGGACCCATACTGTGGATGGCATAGCTCCCAAGGCTGTGTGGATATCAGGGGACCTGGTGG GACTGATGTGGATCGGGTTTGGGACCGGGATGCCATGGAGGATGGTGACTGCCAAG ATGGAGCTACTGGAAGTCAGTCTGGCCCAGGGGATTCTGCTTATG GCGTGCGCCGGGACCTCCCCCCAGCCTCGGCTTCCCGTTCAGTCCCCATCCCACTCCTCCTGGCCAGCGTGGCCGCAGCCTTCGCCCTGGGCGCCTCGGTCTCTGCCCTCCTGGTCTCCTGCGCCTGTCGCCGCGCCCACCGCCGTCGGAGCAAGGACATCGAGACCCCGGGGCTCCCGCGCCCTCTCTCCCTCCGCAGTTTGGCCCGGCTCCACAGTGGGGgcccagaccccccgccgccgcccAAGGACGGAGACATGGCACAGACACCCCAGCTCTACACCACTTTCCTGCCTCCCCCCGAAGGCGTGCCCCCGCCGGAGCTGGCCTGCCTGCCCACCCCAGAGTCCACGCCAGAGCTTCCAGTCAAGCACCTCCGCGCCGCCGGGGGCCCCTGGGAGTGGAACCAGAACGGGAACAACGCCAAGGAGGGCCCGGGACGCGCGCGGAGCGGGAATCCAGCGGGCGGCCCCGCGCCGCGCGTGTTGGTGAGGCCGCCACCGCCCGGCTGCCCCGGGCAGGCCGTGGAGGTCACCACCCTGGAGGAACTGCTGCGCTACCTGCACGGCCCGCAGGCGTCAAGGAAAGGGGCTGAGCCCCCGCCCCCACCTCCTTTTACCTCACGGGCGCTCCCGCCGGAGCCCGCTCCCGCCCCGGCCCTCTTTGCAGGCTCCAGCCCCCTCCCCCGGGAATGCGCCCCACCTCTGAGGCTGGACGTACCCCCAGAGGGGAAGTGCGCGGCCCCCGCCGCCCGGCCCGCGCTctccgcccccgccccccgcctgGGCGTCGGGGGGGCGCGGAGATTGCCCTTTTCCCCGCTCCGTGCACCACCCGCCTTACTCACCCGAGTTCCCTCGGTAGGCCCCTCCAGATACTCCGGGGGTCTCGGGAGGCACCTCCTGTACCTGGGCCGGCCCGAGGGGTATCGGGGCCGCGCACTGAAAAGGGTGGACGTCGAGAAGCCCCAGTTGCCCCCAAAGTCTCCCCTCGTCAGTCCTTCCTCCCAGCCGGCCATATCTAACGGCAGCCATTTTAACTTTTAA
- the SEMA6C gene encoding semaphorin-6C isoform X1 has product MPRAPYFMPLLLLLLLLSLPHIQAAFPQDPLPLLISDLQGTSPLSWFRGLEDDAVAAQLGLDFQRFLTLNRTLLVAARDHVFSFDLQAQEEGKGLVPNKYLTWRSQDVENCAVRGKLTDECYNYIRVLIPWDSQTLLACGTNSFSPVCRSYGITSLQQEGEELSGQARCPFDATQSNVAVFAEGSLYSATAADFQASDAVVYRSLGPQPPLRSAKYDSKWLREPHFVHALEHGDHVYFFFREVSVEDARLGRVQFSRVARVCKRDMGGSPRALDRHWTSFLKLRLNCSVPGDSTFYFDVLQALTGPVNLHGRSAFFGVFTTQTNSIPGSAVCAFYLDDIEHGFEGKFKEQRSLDGAWTPVSEDRVPSPRPGSCAGVGGAASFSSSRDLPDDVLTFIKAHPLLDPAVPPATHQPLLTLTSRAPLTQVAVDGMAGPHNNTTVLFLGSNDGSVLKVLPPGGRSGGGSEPILLEEIDAYSPSRCSGKRSAQTARRVMGLELDTEGHRLFVAFSGCIVHLPLSRCTRHGACRRSCLASQDPYCGWHSSQGCVDIRGPGGTDVDRVWDRDAMEDGDCQDGATGSQSGPGDSAYGVRRDLPPASASRSVPIPLLLASVAAAFALGASVSALLVSCACRRAHRRRSKDIETPGLPRPLSLRSLARLHSGGPDPPPPPKDGDMAQTPQLYTTFLPPPEGVPPPELACLPTPESTPELPVKHLRAAGGPWEWNQNGNNAKEGPGRARSGNPAGGPAPRVLVRPPPPGCPGQAVEVTTLEELLRYLHGPQASRKGAEPPPPPPFTSRALPPEPAPAPALFAGSSPLPRECAPPLRLDVPPEGKCAAPAARPALSAPAPRLGVGGARRLPFSPLRAPPALLTRVPSVGPSRYSGGLGRHLLYLGRPEGYRGRALKRVDVEKPQLPPKSPLVSPSSQPAISNGSHFNF; this is encoded by the exons ATGCCCCGTGCCCCCTACTTCATGCCCttgctgctactgctgctgctgctctcaCTACCCCATATCCAGGCTGCCTTCCCCCAGGACCCCCTCCCTCTGCTGATCTCTGACCTGCAAG GTACCTCCCCACTATCCTGGTTCCGGGGGTTGGAGGATGATGCCGTGGCTGCACAACTTGGGCTGGATTTTCAGAGATTTCTGACCTTGAACCGGACCTTGCTGGTGGCCGCCCG GGATCATGTTTTCTCCTTCGATCTTCAAGCCCAAGAAGAGGGGAAGGGGCTGGTGCCCAACAAG TATCTAACATGGAGGAGCCAGGATGTGGAGAACTGTGCTGTGCGGGGGAAGTTGACG GACGAGTGTTACAACTACATCCGTGTTCTCATTCCCTGGGACTCCCAGACTCTCCTTGCCTGTGGAACAAACTCGTTCAGTCCTGTGTGCCGCAGCTATGGG ATAACTTCACTGCAGCAGGAGGGTGAGGAGCTGAGTGGGCAGGCTCGATGCCCCTTTGACGCCACCCAGTCCAATGTGGCCGTCTTTGCAG AGGGCAGTCTGTACTCAGCCACAGCTGCGGATTTCCAGGCCAGCGATGCGGTAGTTTACAGGAGCCTCGGGCCTCAGCCCCCACTTCGCTCCGCCAAGTACGACTCCAAGTGGCTCCGAG AGCCACACTTCGTCCATGCCTTGGAGCATGGAGATCACGTCTACTTCTTCTTCCGAGAAGTCTCTGTGGAGGATGCCCGGCTAGGGAGG GTGCAGTTCTCCCGTGTAGCCCGTGTGTGTAAGCGTGACATGGGTGGCTCACCTCGGGCCTTGGACCGCCATTGGACTTCTTTCCTGAAGCTGCGGCTCAATTGCTCTGTCCCTGGGGACTCCACCTTCTATTTTGATGTCCTCCAGGCCTTGACTGGGCCTGTAAACCTGCACGGCCGCTCTGCTTTCTTTGGGGTCTTCACCACCCAGACCAATAG CATCCCTGGCTCTGCGGTCTGTGCCTTCTACCTGGATGATATTGAGCATGGGTTTGAGGGCAAATTCAAGGAGCAGAGAAGTCTGGATGGGGCCTGGACTCCTGTGTCTGAGGATAGGGTCCCTTCACCCAG GCCAGGGTCCTGTGCAGGAGTAGGTGGAGCTGCCTCGTTCTCCTCTTCTCGAGATCTCCCTGATGATGTCCTGACCTTCATCAAGGCTCACCCGCTGCTGGACCCTGCCGTGCCACCTGCCACACATCAGCCACTACTCACCCTCACCAGCAG GGCCCCACTGACCCAGGTAGCTGTGGATGGGATGGCAGGTCCCCACAATAACACCACAGTCCTGTTCCTTGGCTCCAACGATGGgtcagtgctgaaggtgctgccCCCAGGGGGACGATCTGGAGGGGGATCTGAGCCCATCCTGTTGGAAGAGATTGATGCCTACAGTCCCTCTCG GTGCAGTGGGAAACGGTCAGCCCAAACAGCACGGCGGGTCATGGGGCTTGAGCTGGACACTGAGGGTCACAGGCTTTTTGTGGCTTTTTCTGGCTGCATTGTTCACCTCCCTCTCAGCCGCTGCACCCGGCATGGGGCCTGTCGAAG GAGCTGTCTAGCTTCTCAGGACCCATACTGTGGATGGCATAGCTCCCAAGGCTGTGTGGATATCAGGGGACCTGGTGG GACTGATGTGGATCGGGTTTGGGACCGGGATGCCATGGAGGATGGTGACTGCCAAG ATGGAGCTACTGGAAGTCAGTCTGGCCCAGGGGATTCTGCTTATG GCGTGCGCCGGGACCTCCCCCCAGCCTCGGCTTCCCGTTCAGTCCCCATCCCACTCCTCCTGGCCAGCGTGGCCGCAGCCTTCGCCCTGGGCGCCTCGGTCTCTGCCCTCCTGGTCTCCTGCGCCTGTCGCCGCGCCCACCGCCGTCGGAGCAAGGACATCGAGACCCCGGGGCTCCCGCGCCCTCTCTCCCTCCGCAGTTTGGCCCGGCTCCACAGTGGGGgcccagaccccccgccgccgcccAAGGACGGAGACATGGCACAGACACCCCAGCTCTACACCACTTTCCTGCCTCCCCCCGAAGGCGTGCCCCCGCCGGAGCTGGCCTGCCTGCCCACCCCAGAGTCCACGCCAGAGCTTCCAGTCAAGCACCTCCGCGCCGCCGGGGGCCCCTGGGAGTGGAACCAGAACGGGAACAACGCCAAGGAGGGCCCGGGACGCGCGCGGAGCGGGAATCCAGCGGGCGGCCCCGCGCCGCGCGTGTTGGTGAGGCCGCCACCGCCCGGCTGCCCCGGGCAGGCCGTGGAGGTCACCACCCTGGAGGAACTGCTGCGCTACCTGCACGGCCCGCAGGCGTCAAGGAAAGGGGCTGAGCCCCCGCCCCCACCTCCTTTTACCTCACGGGCGCTCCCGCCGGAGCCCGCTCCCGCCCCGGCCCTCTTTGCAGGCTCCAGCCCCCTCCCCCGGGAATGCGCCCCACCTCTGAGGCTGGACGTACCCCCAGAGGGGAAGTGCGCGGCCCCCGCCGCCCGGCCCGCGCTctccgcccccgccccccgcctgGGCGTCGGGGGGGCGCGGAGATTGCCCTTTTCCCCGCTCCGTGCACCACCCGCCTTACTCACCCGAGTTCCCTCGGTAGGCCCCTCCAGATACTCCGGGGGTCTCGGGAGGCACCTCCTGTACCTGGGCCGGCCCGAGGGGTATCGGGGCCGCGCACTGAAAAGGGTGGACGTCGAGAAGCCCCAGTTGCCCCCAAAGTCTCCCCTCGTCAGTCCTTCCTCCCAGCCGGCCATATCTAACGGCAGCCATTTTAACTTTTAA
- the SEMA6C gene encoding semaphorin-6C isoform X5: MPRAPYFMPLLLLLLLLSLPHIQAAFPQDPLPLLISDLQGTSPLSWFRGLEDDAVAAQLGLDFQRFLTLNRTLLVAARDHVFSFDLQAQEEGKGLVPNKYLTWRSQDVENCAVRGKLTDECYNYIRVLIPWDSQTLLACGTNSFSPVCRSYGITSLQQEGEELSGQARCPFDATQSNVAVFAEGSLYSATAADFQASDAVVYRSLGPQPPLRSAKYDSKWLREPHFVHALEHGDHVYFFFREVSVEDARLGRVQFSRVARVCKRDMGGSPRALDRHWTSFLKLRLNCSVPGDSTFYFDVLQALTGPVNLHGRSAFFGVFTTQTNSIPGSAVCAFYLDDIEHGFEGKFKEQRSLDGAWTPVSEDRVPSPRPGSCAGVGGAASFSSSRDLPDDVLTFIKAHPLLDPAVPPATHQPLLTLTSRAPLTQVAVDGMAGPHNNTTVLFLGSNDGSVLKVLPPGGRSGGGSEPILLEEIDAYSPSRCSGKRSAQTARRVMGLELDTEGHRLFVAFSGCIVHLPLSRCTRHGACRRSCLASQDPYCGWHSSQGCVDIRGPGGTDVDRVWDRDAMEDGDCQDGATGSQSGPGDSAYVLQGPGPFPEIPSPPSDAHPRPQSSTLGVHTQGVRRDLPPASASRSVPIPLLLASVAAAFALGASVSALLVSCACRRAHRRRSKDIETPGLPRPLSLRSLARLHSGGPDPPPPPKDGDMAQTPQLYTTFLPPPEGVPPPELACLPTPESTPELPVKHLRAAGGPWEWNQNGNNAKEGPGRARSGNPAGGPAPRVLVRPPPPGCPGQAVEVTTLEELLRYLHGPQASRKGAEPPPPPPFTSRALPPEPAPAPALFAGSSPLPRECAPPLRLDVPPEGKCAAPAARPALSAPAPRLGVGGARRLPFSPLRAPPALLTRVPSVGPSRYSGGLGRHLLYLGRPEGYRGRALKRVDVEKPQLPPKSPLVSPSSQPAISNGSHFNF; encoded by the exons ATGCCCCGTGCCCCCTACTTCATGCCCttgctgctactgctgctgctgctctcaCTACCCCATATCCAGGCTGCCTTCCCCCAGGACCCCCTCCCTCTGCTGATCTCTGACCTGCAAG GTACCTCCCCACTATCCTGGTTCCGGGGGTTGGAGGATGATGCCGTGGCTGCACAACTTGGGCTGGATTTTCAGAGATTTCTGACCTTGAACCGGACCTTGCTGGTGGCCGCCCG GGATCATGTTTTCTCCTTCGATCTTCAAGCCCAAGAAGAGGGGAAGGGGCTGGTGCCCAACAAG TATCTAACATGGAGGAGCCAGGATGTGGAGAACTGTGCTGTGCGGGGGAAGTTGACG GACGAGTGTTACAACTACATCCGTGTTCTCATTCCCTGGGACTCCCAGACTCTCCTTGCCTGTGGAACAAACTCGTTCAGTCCTGTGTGCCGCAGCTATGGG ATAACTTCACTGCAGCAGGAGGGTGAGGAGCTGAGTGGGCAGGCTCGATGCCCCTTTGACGCCACCCAGTCCAATGTGGCCGTCTTTGCAG AGGGCAGTCTGTACTCAGCCACAGCTGCGGATTTCCAGGCCAGCGATGCGGTAGTTTACAGGAGCCTCGGGCCTCAGCCCCCACTTCGCTCCGCCAAGTACGACTCCAAGTGGCTCCGAG AGCCACACTTCGTCCATGCCTTGGAGCATGGAGATCACGTCTACTTCTTCTTCCGAGAAGTCTCTGTGGAGGATGCCCGGCTAGGGAGG GTGCAGTTCTCCCGTGTAGCCCGTGTGTGTAAGCGTGACATGGGTGGCTCACCTCGGGCCTTGGACCGCCATTGGACTTCTTTCCTGAAGCTGCGGCTCAATTGCTCTGTCCCTGGGGACTCCACCTTCTATTTTGATGTCCTCCAGGCCTTGACTGGGCCTGTAAACCTGCACGGCCGCTCTGCTTTCTTTGGGGTCTTCACCACCCAGACCAATAG CATCCCTGGCTCTGCGGTCTGTGCCTTCTACCTGGATGATATTGAGCATGGGTTTGAGGGCAAATTCAAGGAGCAGAGAAGTCTGGATGGGGCCTGGACTCCTGTGTCTGAGGATAGGGTCCCTTCACCCAG GCCAGGGTCCTGTGCAGGAGTAGGTGGAGCTGCCTCGTTCTCCTCTTCTCGAGATCTCCCTGATGATGTCCTGACCTTCATCAAGGCTCACCCGCTGCTGGACCCTGCCGTGCCACCTGCCACACATCAGCCACTACTCACCCTCACCAGCAG GGCCCCACTGACCCAGGTAGCTGTGGATGGGATGGCAGGTCCCCACAATAACACCACAGTCCTGTTCCTTGGCTCCAACGATGGgtcagtgctgaaggtgctgccCCCAGGGGGACGATCTGGAGGGGGATCTGAGCCCATCCTGTTGGAAGAGATTGATGCCTACAGTCCCTCTCG GTGCAGTGGGAAACGGTCAGCCCAAACAGCACGGCGGGTCATGGGGCTTGAGCTGGACACTGAGGGTCACAGGCTTTTTGTGGCTTTTTCTGGCTGCATTGTTCACCTCCCTCTCAGCCGCTGCACCCGGCATGGGGCCTGTCGAAG GAGCTGTCTAGCTTCTCAGGACCCATACTGTGGATGGCATAGCTCCCAAGGCTGTGTGGATATCAGGGGACCTGGTGG GACTGATGTGGATCGGGTTTGGGACCGGGATGCCATGGAGGATGGTGACTGCCAAG ATGGAGCTACTGGAAGTCAGTCTGGCCCAGGGGATTCTGCTTATG TGCTTCAGGGTCCTGGCCCTTTCCCTGAGATCCCCAGCCCCCCCAGTGATGCCCACCCCCGGCCCCAGTCTTCCACTCTTGGAGTTCATACTCAGG GCGTGCGCCGGGACCTCCCCCCAGCCTCGGCTTCCCGTTCAGTCCCCATCCCACTCCTCCTGGCCAGCGTGGCCGCAGCCTTCGCCCTGGGCGCCTCGGTCTCTGCCCTCCTGGTCTCCTGCGCCTGTCGCCGCGCCCACCGCCGTCGGAGCAAGGACATCGAGACCCCGGGGCTCCCGCGCCCTCTCTCCCTCCGCAGTTTGGCCCGGCTCCACAGTGGGGgcccagaccccccgccgccgcccAAGGACGGAGACATGGCACAGACACCCCAGCTCTACACCACTTTCCTGCCTCCCCCCGAAGGCGTGCCCCCGCCGGAGCTGGCCTGCCTGCCCACCCCAGAGTCCACGCCAGAGCTTCCAGTCAAGCACCTCCGCGCCGCCGGGGGCCCCTGGGAGTGGAACCAGAACGGGAACAACGCCAAGGAGGGCCCGGGACGCGCGCGGAGCGGGAATCCAGCGGGCGGCCCCGCGCCGCGCGTGTTGGTGAGGCCGCCACCGCCCGGCTGCCCCGGGCAGGCCGTGGAGGTCACCACCCTGGAGGAACTGCTGCGCTACCTGCACGGCCCGCAGGCGTCAAGGAAAGGGGCTGAGCCCCCGCCCCCACCTCCTTTTACCTCACGGGCGCTCCCGCCGGAGCCCGCTCCCGCCCCGGCCCTCTTTGCAGGCTCCAGCCCCCTCCCCCGGGAATGCGCCCCACCTCTGAGGCTGGACGTACCCCCAGAGGGGAAGTGCGCGGCCCCCGCCGCCCGGCCCGCGCTctccgcccccgccccccgcctgGGCGTCGGGGGGGCGCGGAGATTGCCCTTTTCCCCGCTCCGTGCACCACCCGCCTTACTCACCCGAGTTCCCTCGGTAGGCCCCTCCAGATACTCCGGGGGTCTCGGGAGGCACCTCCTGTACCTGGGCCGGCCCGAGGGGTATCGGGGCCGCGCACTGAAAAGGGTGGACGTCGAGAAGCCCCAGTTGCCCCCAAAGTCTCCCCTCGTCAGTCCTTCCTCCCAGCCGGCCATATCTAACGGCAGCCATTTTAACTTTTAA